Proteins encoded together in one Hevea brasiliensis isolate MT/VB/25A 57/8 chromosome 16, ASM3005281v1, whole genome shotgun sequence window:
- the LOC110650028 gene encoding vacuolar iron transporter homolog 1 codes for MATNTNNKFPPAINDVEQQGTVLELQEANKEDFDYSKRAQWLRAAVLGANDGLVSTASLMMGVGAVKQDIKAMILTGFAGLVAGACSMAIGEFVSVYSQLDIELAQMKRDEQRGGNNNGGKQENGGEEKGEKESLPNPLQAAAASALAFSVGAMVPLLAASFIRNYNARLGVVVGAVSLALVVFGCLGAVLGKAPVVRSSARVLVGGLMAMAITFGLTKLIGSSAL; via the coding sequence ATGGCAACCAACACCAATAATAAGTTTCCTCCGGCAATTAATGATGTTGAGCAACAGGGGACAGTACTAGAGCTTCAAGAAGCCAATAAGGAGGACTTCGACTACTCAAAAAGAGCACAATGGCTACGAGCAGCTGTTCTTGGGGCCAACGATGGTTTGGTCTCCACTGCATCGCTGATGATGGGTGTTGGTGCTGTGAAACAAGACATCAAGGCCATGATACTTACTGGTTTTGCAGGGTTGGTAGCTGGGGCTTGTAGTATGGCAATAGGTGAGTTTGTGTCTGTGTACTCACAGTTGGACATAGAGTTGGCTCAGATGAAAAGAGACGAGCAAAGAGGAGGTAATAATAATGGAGGAAAACAAGAAAATGGAGGTGAAGAAAAAGGAGAGAAAGAGAGTTTGCCAAATCCACTGCAAGCAGCTGCAGCCTCAGCTCTTGCCTTTTCAGTGGGTGCAATGGTGCCACTACTGGCTGCTTCTTTTATAAGGAACTATAACGCGAGGCTAGGTGTCGTAGTTGGTGCAGTGAGTTTGGCTTTGGTGGTTTTTGGGTGTTTAGGGGCTGTATTGGGGAAGGCACCAGTGGTTAGGTCTTCTGCTAGGGTTTTGGTTGGAGGACTAATGGCTATGGCCATAACGTTTGGACTAACCAAGTTGATAGGGTCAAGTGCTCTGTGA